A single window of Ignavibacteriota bacterium DNA harbors:
- a CDS encoding T9SS type A sorting domain-containing protein, which produces MGRKERKIVRDKYFFNMLRDPNTNNIPDNIRNRELDFAKKLPKKDNLLKSNTAGFDWNEVGPNDVGGRTRALAIDVTNSNIVIAGGVSGGIWKSTDKGATWQLKSSNEAYSITSIVQDPRNGFTNNWYACGGELNGNSASDRGFTARYYGNGLYKSTDNGETWSSIENSKSNPTKWDSNFDYMSKLLIHPTTGTLFAVANGLGIIRSTDGGANFTTSLGGLNDHYFSDIIVKTDGTLIGVISEYGYNDTKVNPPGVYKSNNDGSSWTNITPADFPTVHHRSVLATSKLATPVFYILTFTGETFNDNNENVKLYKLSTDNSVTENLSANLPKFESTSFKLQGHLYTQGSYDLAMAVKPDNDNFVLIAGTSLFRSTNGFSTLITDQKLNWIGGYHPTEFFYPNLHPDIHVIAFDPLNSNNVWVGHDGGLSFTSNISDESYSDYFPWIDKNNGYNVTQFYTVSISKKLDDFRIIGGTQDNGTPFFRWNDLTANSTDFSSGDGSHCYLASSTYAYTSIYNGKIYRFKYNTQGNLEWNANTTDVTPDDATDQLFINPFVIDPVPTERYMYYPAGNKLWRNNDIRGQNDAYDITNYWSEVQGLAMPTNFTITAMGVSTKTPEHVLYYAGYNNQNVPKLYRLENAHTATDGFTDVSISNAPSGTYVHSISINPENGNEILVVLSNYNIVGLYHSVDGGQNYTAVEGNLTGTDTNPGPSIRSAIILPYNGTKYYFIGTSTGLYSTTNLNAENTVWEQEASDKIGNVVVEYLDARTLDGTIAVATHGRGLFIGKANGSVDVNDNIKIENEFSLSQNYPNPFNPSTSIDFTIPKTQNVKLCVYNITGELVKTLVNKNLVNGKYSINFDANNLTSGIYYYRLESDNFNTTKKMILLK; this is translated from the coding sequence TTGGGTAGAAAAGAAAGAAAAATTGTTAGAGATAAATATTTCTTTAACATGCTGCGTGACCCAAATACAAATAATATTCCTGATAATATTAGAAATCGTGAGCTGGATTTTGCAAAAAAATTACCGAAAAAAGATAATTTATTAAAATCCAATACAGCTGGATTTGATTGGAATGAAGTTGGACCCAATGACGTTGGCGGCAGAACACGAGCTTTAGCAATAGATGTTACAAATTCAAATATAGTTATAGCAGGCGGAGTTTCCGGAGGAATTTGGAAATCAACGGATAAGGGTGCAACTTGGCAGTTGAAAAGTAGTAATGAAGCCTACAGCATTACATCTATTGTTCAAGACCCTAGAAACGGATTTACAAATAATTGGTATGCATGCGGCGGAGAGTTGAACGGAAACAGCGCATCCGACAGAGGATTTACAGCAAGATATTACGGAAACGGTTTATATAAATCAACAGATAACGGCGAAACATGGAGTTCAATCGAAAATTCCAAAAGTAATCCAACCAAATGGGATTCCAATTTTGATTATATGTCAAAACTTCTAATTCATCCAACTACAGGTACTTTATTTGCGGTCGCAAACGGCTTGGGAATTATAAGATCGACTGATGGCGGCGCAAATTTTACTACATCATTAGGAGGATTAAATGATCATTATTTCAGCGATATTATTGTTAAAACGGATGGAACATTAATTGGTGTAATTTCCGAATACGGTTATAACGATACAAAAGTAAATCCACCCGGAGTTTATAAATCAAATAATGACGGCTCGAGTTGGACAAATATTACTCCCGCTGATTTTCCTACTGTACATCATAGAAGTGTTTTAGCAACATCAAAACTTGCTACACCAGTGTTTTATATTCTTACATTTACCGGTGAGACTTTTAATGATAATAATGAAAATGTGAAATTATACAAACTTAGTACAGATAATTCTGTAACTGAAAACTTATCAGCCAACTTACCGAAATTTGAATCAACTTCTTTTAAATTACAAGGTCACCTTTACACGCAAGGAAGTTATGATCTTGCAATGGCAGTTAAACCGGATAATGATAATTTTGTTTTAATAGCCGGAACAAGTTTATTCAGATCAACAAATGGTTTTTCCACTTTGATTACGGATCAAAAATTAAATTGGATTGGAGGATATCATCCTACGGAATTCTTTTATCCTAATTTACATCCTGATATTCACGTAATTGCTTTCGATCCATTAAATAGTAATAATGTTTGGGTAGGTCATGACGGCGGTTTGAGTTTTACAAGCAATATTTCGGATGAATCATATTCTGATTATTTTCCTTGGATAGATAAAAATAACGGATACAATGTAACGCAATTTTATACTGTTAGTATAAGTAAGAAGCTGGATGATTTTAGAATTATCGGCGGAACGCAAGATAATGGAACACCTTTTTTCAGGTGGAATGATTTAACCGCAAACAGCACAGATTTTAGTTCGGGTGACGGCTCACATTGTTACTTAGCTTCATCCACTTATGCTTATACCTCAATTTATAATGGAAAGATATACAGATTCAAGTATAATACACAGGGTAATTTAGAATGGAACGCAAATACAACAGATGTAACTCCTGATGACGCAACTGATCAATTATTCATTAATCCTTTTGTAATAGATCCGGTTCCTACAGAAAGATATATGTATTATCCTGCAGGAAATAAACTTTGGCGGAATAACGATATACGCGGACAGAACGATGCGTATGACATTACTAATTACTGGTCGGAAGTTCAAGGTTTAGCAATGCCAACTAATTTTACAATTACTGCGATGGGTGTTTCTACCAAAACTCCTGAACACGTATTATATTATGCAGGCTATAATAATCAGAATGTGCCTAAACTTTATCGATTAGAAAATGCGCATACAGCAACTGATGGTTTTACAGATGTTTCAATCAGCAATGCTCCGAGTGGTACCTATGTTCACAGTATTTCAATTAATCCCGAAAATGGAAATGAAATTCTAGTTGTTCTTTCAAATTACAATATAGTTGGTTTATATCATTCTGTTGACGGCGGACAAAATTATACTGCTGTTGAAGGAAATTTAACCGGTACCGATACTAATCCGGGACCTTCAATAAGATCGGCTATAATTTTACCTTACAATGGAACAAAGTATTATTTTATCGGAACAAGCACAGGTTTATATTCAACAACTAATTTAAATGCGGAAAATACTGTTTGGGAACAAGAAGCATCCGATAAAATCGGAAATGTAGTGGTTGAATATCTTGATGCCCGAACATTGGATGGAACTATTGCAGTTGCCACACACGGAAGAGGCTTATTTATTGGAAAAGCCAACGGCTCAGTTGATGTTAATGATAATATAAAAATTGAAAATGAATTTTCATTAAGCCAAAATTATCCAAACCCTTTTAATCCAAGTACATCAATTGATTTTACAATTCCTAAAACACAAAACGTTAAACTTTGTGTTTACAACATTACCGGAGAATTGGTTAAAACATTAGTTAATAAAAATTTAGTAAATGGAAAATATTCTATAAATTTTGACGCAAATAATTTAACAAGCGGAATTTATTATTACAGACTTGAATCGGATAATTTTAATACAACGAAAAAAATGATTTTACTGAAGTAA
- a CDS encoding deoxyhypusine synthase, with product MQEKKDFLKGVIEHIDIKEHNVIKLVDSMEKMAFSARDLNRAARIYNMMLEDKNCSVILTLAGSLFSAGLKKVVFDLVNNNMVDAIVSTGAIMVDQDFFEALGFKHYLGTPFSDDNQLRDLHIDRIYDTYIDEDELRICDETTEKIFNSLEPKPYSSRELLWNFGKYLDENGGPKVDDSVIYAAYKKNVPIFVPAFSDCSAGFGIVVHQYNNPDKHVSFDSGKDFLELTKIKLNTKETGIFMIGGGVPKNFTQDIVVAADILQEDSPMHKYAVQITVADERDGALSGSTLKEASSWGKVETTYEQMVYSEATIAMPLVAGYAYHKGAWKNREKREFQKLYL from the coding sequence ATGCAAGAAAAAAAGGATTTTTTAAAAGGTGTTATTGAACATATTGACATAAAAGAACATAATGTAATTAAGTTGGTTGATTCGATGGAAAAAATGGCATTTTCGGCACGTGATCTTAACAGAGCCGCAAGAATCTATAATATGATGTTAGAAGATAAAAACTGTTCCGTAATTTTAACTTTAGCTGGTAGTTTATTTAGCGCGGGATTGAAAAAGGTAGTTTTTGATTTAGTAAATAATAATATGGTTGACGCAATTGTATCGACTGGCGCTATAATGGTTGATCAAGATTTTTTTGAAGCATTGGGCTTTAAGCATTATTTAGGAACTCCGTTCAGCGATGATAATCAATTGAGGGATTTGCATATTGATAGAATTTATGATACTTATATTGACGAAGACGAACTAAGAATATGCGATGAAACAACGGAAAAAATATTTAACAGTTTGGAGCCGAAGCCTTATTCATCAAGAGAATTATTGTGGAACTTTGGAAAATATTTGGATGAAAACGGCGGTCCTAAAGTTGATGACAGCGTAATTTATGCCGCGTATAAAAAGAACGTTCCAATATTTGTTCCTGCGTTTTCGGATTGCTCCGCCGGATTTGGAATTGTTGTTCACCAATATAATAATCCGGATAAACATGTGTCATTCGATTCCGGAAAAGATTTTCTTGAATTGACAAAAATTAAATTAAACACAAAAGAAACCGGAATCTTTATGATTGGCGGCGGTGTACCGAAAAATTTCACGCAAGATATTGTTGTTGCCGCCGATATTTTGCAGGAAGATTCACCGATGCATAAATATGCCGTACAAATTACTGTAGCCGATGAAAGAGACGGCGCGCTCTCTGGTTCAACTTTAAAGGAAGCAAGTTCATGGGGAAAAGTTGAAACTACTTATGAACAAATGGTTTATTCCGAAGCCACAATAGCTATGCCTTTAGTCGCCGGATATGCTTATCACAAAGGTGCTTGGAAGAACAGAGAAAAAAGAGAATTCCAAAAATTATATTTGTAA
- a CDS encoding aminopeptidase P family protein, with translation MFIKEIYVERRNILKKKFKDGILLFLGNNESPMNYAGNTYQFRQDSSFLYYWGINEPNLAAVIDIKKNKEIIFGDNRSLDDIIWMGFDDTIENKAESVGVANTKPMEKLCSYIQKKNSRGYEIHYLPQYRADNIILLHNLLKMKIDEINKNASLKLIKSVIQQRLIKSDEEVAEIEKALEISYDMNLTAMKEIKAGIKEREVCGKVNGVAVSKGNGVSFPIIFSVNGEILHNHSHENIMENGQIAVLDSGTETSLGYASDTTRTIPVSGKFTDKQKEVYNIVLQSQLEAIKMMKPGVKYKEIHLHAAKVIAKGLKELGIMKGNTDKAVNDGAHALFFPHGLGHMLGLDVHDMENLGEDYIGYDKTLKRSNQFGLAYLRFAKPLAQGYVLTVEPGIYFIPALIDKWKSEKKFVKYINYKKLEEYRNFGGIRIEDNVLITKDGNRVLGKPIPKTIEEVESACSK, from the coding sequence ATGTTTATAAAAGAAATTTATGTAGAGCGACGAAATATATTAAAGAAAAAATTCAAAGACGGCATACTCTTATTTCTTGGGAATAATGAATCTCCAATGAATTATGCGGGCAATACTTATCAATTTAGGCAGGATAGTTCATTTTTGTATTACTGGGGAATAAACGAACCAAATTTGGCAGCAGTAATAGATATTAAAAAAAATAAAGAAATAATTTTTGGCGATAATAGAAGTCTTGACGATATTATCTGGATGGGTTTTGACGATACAATTGAAAATAAAGCCGAAAGTGTGGGAGTTGCAAACACCAAACCTATGGAAAAATTATGTTCCTACATTCAGAAAAAAAATTCCCGAGGATATGAAATTCATTACTTACCGCAATATAGAGCGGATAATATAATTTTGCTTCATAATTTGCTTAAGATGAAAATCGACGAAATTAATAAAAATGCCTCACTTAAATTAATTAAATCGGTGATTCAGCAAAGATTGATAAAATCTGACGAAGAAGTTGCGGAAATTGAAAAAGCCCTCGAAATAAGTTACGATATGAATTTAACCGCAATGAAAGAAATTAAAGCGGGAATCAAAGAAAGGGAAGTTTGCGGAAAAGTTAATGGAGTTGCGGTTTCCAAAGGAAATGGAGTTTCTTTCCCAATTATTTTTTCAGTTAACGGTGAAATTTTACACAATCATTCTCATGAAAATATAATGGAAAATGGTCAAATTGCGGTATTAGATTCCGGCACCGAAACGTCACTAGGTTACGCGAGCGATACAACAAGAACAATACCCGTTAGCGGTAAATTTACAGATAAGCAAAAAGAAGTTTACAATATAGTTCTTCAATCTCAGCTCGAAGCAATTAAAATGATGAAACCTGGAGTAAAGTACAAAGAAATTCATCTTCATGCGGCAAAAGTAATTGCAAAGGGATTAAAGGAACTTGGAATAATGAAAGGCAATACAGATAAAGCCGTAAATGATGGCGCGCATGCTTTGTTCTTTCCACACGGTTTGGGACACATGTTAGGATTAGATGTTCATGATATGGAAAATTTAGGAGAGGACTATATCGGATATGATAAAACTTTGAAACGAAGCAATCAATTTGGTTTGGCATATTTAAGATTTGCAAAACCGCTTGCGCAAGGTTATGTTCTTACTGTTGAGCCCGGAATTTATTTTATTCCCGCGCTTATTGATAAATGGAAAAGCGAAAAGAAATTTGTGAAATATATTAATTATAAAAAATTAGAAGAGTACAGAAATTTCGGCGGAATTAGAATCGAAGATAATGTTTTGATAACTAAAGACGGAAACAGAGTTTTAGGAAAACCAATTCCGAAAACAATTGAGGAAGTTGAGTCGGCGTGTTCTAAATAG
- a CDS encoding DUF4412 domain-containing protein: MISKILKTALLLFISTAILTNAQNYFEGKVKFKITDDEEESHLMEYFLKEGNFRISMFDDENVSAIFIYRKDNSYILMPEDKMYMNLNNSIFTKLGDMFKKNAEEEKDKKEFKFENYKTGKTKSILGYDCEQWINKSEIDDDNYEVEAWITSDLGNFMFMENPMGAGFTPAWGNSMKNQGYFPLQVITKDSDGEIVSTFEAVEINKQTLNNNLFEVPADYNEMKIPGM, encoded by the coding sequence ATGATTAGCAAAATATTAAAAACCGCGCTACTACTTTTTATTTCAACAGCAATATTAACAAATGCGCAGAATTATTTTGAGGGAAAAGTTAAGTTCAAAATAACCGATGACGAAGAAGAATCTCACTTAATGGAATACTTTTTAAAAGAAGGAAATTTTAGAATTTCCATGTTTGATGATGAAAATGTTTCTGCAATATTTATTTATAGAAAAGATAATTCATACATCTTAATGCCCGAAGATAAAATGTATATGAATTTAAACAATTCGATATTTACAAAACTCGGTGATATGTTCAAAAAAAATGCTGAAGAAGAAAAAGACAAAAAAGAGTTTAAATTTGAGAACTATAAAACCGGTAAGACTAAAAGCATATTAGGTTACGATTGTGAACAATGGATAAATAAAAGTGAAATTGACGATGACAATTATGAAGTGGAAGCATGGATAACAAGTGATTTGGGTAATTTTATGTTTATGGAAAACCCAATGGGCGCGGGATTTACGCCTGCTTGGGGAAACTCAATGAAAAACCAAGGATATTTTCCATTGCAGGTAATAACGAAAGATTCCGACGGTGAAATTGTTTCTACTTTTGAAGCAGTTGAAATAAACAAGCAGACATTAAATAATAATCTATTTGAAGTTCCTGCTGATTATAATGAAATGAAAATTCCTGGAATGTAA